A part of Streptomyces sp. NBC_01451 genomic DNA contains:
- a CDS encoding DUF4913 domain-containing protein: MSDPSKAAPEPFRVPDGDLDDLASTLAKTMSEVRQHGVILDRLGSEPVSTPQPTDDTPTADTADADKADVPASVFILALGGEAYAVELAALSDWVNYLFLPVYGREISTTRPWCDQWHEHPEAVARLHALWLAWQQLTDAEAGLSGPSMWHRDHLDQALVHLRAPDGPFAACTTSPTRPNHRVLATPAPELAGATR, from the coding sequence ATGTCCGACCCCAGCAAGGCCGCCCCCGAGCCGTTCCGCGTTCCCGACGGCGATCTCGACGATCTCGCGAGCACCCTCGCCAAGACCATGTCGGAGGTACGCCAGCACGGTGTCATCCTCGACCGCCTCGGCTCCGAGCCCGTCTCCACCCCTCAGCCCACCGACGACACCCCCACCGCGGACACTGCCGACGCCGACAAGGCCGACGTCCCGGCCTCGGTGTTCATCCTCGCCTTGGGCGGCGAGGCGTACGCCGTCGAACTGGCCGCACTCAGCGACTGGGTGAACTACCTGTTCCTGCCGGTCTACGGACGGGAGATCAGCACCACCCGTCCGTGGTGCGACCAGTGGCACGAGCATCCCGAGGCTGTGGCCCGGCTGCACGCGCTCTGGCTCGCGTGGCAGCAGCTCACTGACGCCGAGGCCGGCCTGTCCGGTCCCTCGATGTGGCACCGCGACCACCTTGACCAGGCCCTGGTTCATCTCCGTGCCCCCGACGGCCCCTTCGCCGCATGCACGACGAGCCCGACCCGGCCCAACCACCGTGTGCTGGCCACCCCGGCGCCCGAGTTGGCGGGAGCCACCCGGTGA